From a single Micromonospora carbonacea genomic region:
- a CDS encoding ABC transporter substrate-binding protein gives MSAHLSRRTLLGLVGAGAGAYLLSGCSGDDESGDPNAPQTIDWWHIQNTEPMLPVWAAAAEEYKTAHPNVKIEIQPLENEAFKAKLTTATQAGSPPDLFQSWGGGVLRQQAEAGLVKDITDDVQPWIGSLLPLSLEPYTIDGKIYGVPFDIGMVGFWYNKDLFAKAQITEPPTTWAGLLDTVRKLKAAGVVPIALAGKEKWPAHFYWAYLSMRIGGLGALQQAAKDKNFDTPDFVAAGDRLKELVDLQPFQKGFLGAEYGSPDGQAATMGNGGAALELMGQWAPSVQASSSTSKKGIGDKLGFFPFPAVDGGKGSATEVFGGGNGFAVGKDAPAATLDFLKALLSVDSQRKSAKTGAVLPTVKEATDAIADPNNKTVAQALASATGFQLYLDQAYPPAVGQQVNDSVAELIAGNKTSAQILKDITAVAKSQ, from the coding sequence ATGTCAGCGCACCTCTCCCGCAGAACGCTGCTCGGCCTCGTCGGCGCCGGCGCCGGCGCCTACCTGCTCAGCGGCTGTAGCGGCGACGACGAGTCGGGCGACCCGAACGCCCCGCAGACCATCGACTGGTGGCACATCCAGAACACCGAGCCGATGCTGCCGGTGTGGGCGGCGGCGGCCGAGGAGTACAAGACCGCGCACCCGAACGTCAAGATCGAGATCCAGCCGCTGGAGAACGAGGCGTTCAAGGCCAAGCTGACCACCGCCACCCAGGCCGGATCCCCGCCCGACCTGTTCCAGTCGTGGGGCGGTGGCGTGCTCCGCCAGCAGGCGGAGGCCGGCCTGGTCAAGGACATCACCGACGACGTGCAGCCGTGGATCGGGAGCCTGCTGCCCCTGTCCCTGGAGCCGTACACCATCGACGGCAAGATCTACGGCGTGCCGTTCGACATCGGCATGGTCGGCTTCTGGTACAACAAGGATCTCTTCGCCAAGGCCCAGATCACCGAGCCGCCGACCACCTGGGCCGGGCTGCTCGACACGGTCCGCAAGCTCAAGGCCGCCGGCGTCGTGCCGATCGCGCTGGCCGGCAAGGAGAAGTGGCCGGCCCACTTCTACTGGGCGTACCTGTCCATGCGCATCGGTGGGCTCGGCGCGCTCCAGCAGGCCGCCAAGGACAAGAACTTCGACACCCCCGACTTCGTGGCGGCCGGCGACCGGCTCAAGGAGCTGGTCGACCTCCAGCCGTTCCAGAAGGGCTTCCTCGGCGCCGAGTACGGCTCCCCGGACGGCCAGGCCGCCACCATGGGCAACGGCGGCGCCGCGCTGGAGCTGATGGGGCAGTGGGCGCCGTCCGTGCAGGCGTCCAGCTCCACCAGCAAGAAGGGCATCGGCGACAAGCTCGGCTTCTTCCCGTTCCCGGCCGTCGACGGCGGCAAGGGCTCCGCCACGGAGGTGTTCGGCGGCGGCAACGGCTTCGCCGTCGGCAAGGACGCCCCCGCGGCGACCCTCGACTTCCTCAAGGCCCTGCTCAGCGTCGACAGCCAGCGCAAGTCCGCCAAGACCGGCGCGGTGCTGCCGACGGTCAAGGAGGCGACCGACGCGATCGCCGACCCCAACAACAAGACCGTCGCGCAGGCCCTGGCCAGCGCCACCGGCTTCCAGCTCTACCTCGACCAGGCGTACCCGCCCGCCGTCGGCCAGCAGGTCAACGACAGCGTCGCCGAGCTGATCGCCGGCAACAAGACGTCCGCGCAGATCCTCAAGGACATCACCGCGGTCGCGAAGAGCCAGTAG
- a CDS encoding glycoside hydrolase family 43 protein codes for MSTETADVATAARSIRNPVLPGFHPDPSILRVGDDYYLATSTFEWFPGVRVHHSRDLVHWRPLGGIVTERRLLDLRGCGDSNGVWAPDLTWHDGQFHLVYSDVASFASGYWDPQNYLITAPDIAGPWSDPVQLHGRGFDASLFHDEDGTTWMLSMRADWRPGRDRFAGIEIQRYDRAERRLVGRPQLLFTGTSVGLTEGPHIYRHDGWYWLVTAEGGTSWEHQVTVARSRELLGPYEVDPAGPLLTSVGRPDLPLQKAGHGSLVRTPHGDWYLAHLVGRPYTPLGNCVLGRETAIQRVEWPAGGWPSVPGGVPADEVAGPGLPLHPWPEEPATDHFDTGELGASWSTLRRPATDDWVDLRSRPSHLRIHGGQSPVGKQRPSLVARRVGATHCSLETVVEFDPVDHYHLAGVTAYYNTLNWHHLYLTRADDGRRVLELLSSDSGRRTAYPELTVDAPGTGPVGLRAEFDGPVVRFWYDLGAGWRRVPVELDATILSDEHAALIIDGEPAAWGFTGALLGLWVQDLGGDGAHADFDLATYREH; via the coding sequence GTGTCGACCGAGACCGCTGACGTGGCGACCGCTGCCCGGTCGATCCGCAACCCCGTCCTTCCCGGGTTCCACCCGGACCCGTCGATCCTGCGGGTCGGCGACGACTACTACCTGGCCACCTCCACCTTCGAGTGGTTCCCGGGCGTCCGCGTGCACCACTCCCGCGACCTCGTGCACTGGCGTCCGCTCGGCGGGATCGTCACCGAGCGCCGCCTGCTCGACCTGCGCGGCTGCGGCGACTCCAACGGGGTGTGGGCGCCCGACCTGACCTGGCACGACGGGCAGTTCCACCTCGTCTACAGCGACGTGGCCAGCTTCGCCAGCGGCTACTGGGACCCGCAGAACTACCTGATCACCGCCCCCGACATCGCCGGTCCCTGGTCGGATCCGGTGCAGCTACACGGCCGCGGCTTCGACGCGTCGCTGTTCCACGACGAGGACGGCACCACCTGGATGCTGAGCATGCGCGCGGACTGGCGACCCGGGCGCGACCGCTTCGCCGGCATCGAGATCCAGCGCTACGACCGCGCCGAGCGCCGCCTCGTCGGCCGCCCCCAACTGCTGTTCACCGGCACGTCGGTCGGGCTGACCGAGGGCCCGCACATCTACCGCCACGACGGGTGGTACTGGCTGGTCACCGCCGAGGGGGGCACCAGCTGGGAGCACCAGGTCACCGTGGCCCGCTCCCGCGAGCTGCTGGGGCCGTACGAGGTGGACCCGGCGGGACCGCTGCTGACCTCGGTGGGCCGGCCCGACCTGCCGTTGCAGAAGGCCGGGCACGGCAGCCTGGTGCGCACCCCGCACGGCGACTGGTACCTGGCGCACCTCGTCGGCCGCCCCTACACCCCGCTGGGCAACTGCGTGCTGGGGCGGGAGACCGCCATCCAGCGGGTCGAGTGGCCCGCCGGCGGCTGGCCGAGCGTCCCCGGCGGCGTCCCGGCGGACGAGGTGGCCGGGCCGGGCCTGCCCCTGCACCCGTGGCCGGAGGAGCCCGCCACCGACCACTTCGACACCGGCGAGCTGGGCGCGTCCTGGTCGACGCTGCGCCGGCCCGCCACCGACGACTGGGTGGACCTGCGCAGCCGCCCCTCCCACCTGCGCATCCACGGTGGGCAGTCACCGGTGGGCAAGCAGCGGCCGAGCCTGGTCGCGCGCCGCGTCGGCGCCACGCACTGCTCGCTGGAGACCGTCGTCGAGTTCGACCCGGTCGACCACTACCACCTCGCCGGGGTCACCGCCTACTACAACACCCTCAACTGGCACCACCTCTACCTGACCCGGGCCGACGACGGCCGGCGGGTGCTGGAGCTGCTCAGCTCCGACAGCGGGCGGCGCACCGCGTACCCCGAACTCACCGTCGACGCGCCCGGCACCGGCCCGGTCGGCCTGCGGGCCGAGTTCGACGGGCCCGTCGTGCGCTTCTGGTACGACCTCGGCGCGGGGTGGCGGCGGGTCCCGGTGGAGCTGGACGCGACGATCCTGTCCGACGAGCACGCCGCGCTGATCATCGACGGCGAGCCGGCGGCGTGGGGCTTCACCGGCGCCCTGCTCGGGCTGTGGGTGCAGGACCTCGGCGGCGACGGCGCCCACGCGGACTTCGACCTGGCCACCTACCGGGAACACTGA
- a CDS encoding polysaccharide deacetylase family protein: protein MRPVPAPRPGVSADIVDTTRGGGRVLGLTFDDGPNPAATPRLLDVLRRHGIAAVFCLWGEQVDAHPEVAREIVAAGHTLGNHSMRHEDMSSWPPERIEADLREADAAIRRAVPGARIPYFRAPYGAWGRSPAVAAALGMRPLGWRLAVGDWDPPGVDELVRRLRDGITPGAVVLLHDGGGDRGQTVDAVERVVPVLAAQGWRFALPRRPDWP from the coding sequence ATGCGACCCGTCCCCGCGCCCCGCCCCGGGGTGAGCGCCGACATCGTCGACACCACCCGTGGCGGGGGGCGGGTCCTCGGCCTCACCTTCGACGACGGGCCGAACCCCGCCGCCACGCCGCGCCTGCTCGACGTGCTGCGCAGGCACGGCATCGCGGCCGTGTTCTGCCTGTGGGGCGAGCAGGTCGACGCCCACCCCGAGGTGGCACGCGAGATCGTGGCCGCCGGGCACACGCTGGGCAACCACAGCATGCGCCACGAGGACATGAGCTCCTGGCCGCCGGAGCGGATCGAGGCGGACCTGCGGGAGGCCGACGCCGCCATCCGTCGTGCGGTGCCGGGGGCGCGGATCCCGTACTTCCGCGCCCCCTACGGCGCCTGGGGCCGCAGCCCCGCGGTGGCCGCCGCCCTGGGCATGCGGCCGCTCGGCTGGCGGCTGGCCGTCGGCGACTGGGACCCGCCGGGCGTCGACGAGCTGGTGCGCCGCCTGCGCGACGGGATCACCCCGGGGGCCGTGGTGCTGCTGCACGACGGCGGGGGCGACCGCGGTCAGACCGTCGACGCGGTCGAGCGCGTCGTGCCCGTGCTGGCGGCGCAGGGCTGGCGGTTCGCCCTGCCCCGGCGGCCGGACTGGCCCTGA
- a CDS encoding zinc-binding alcohol dehydrogenase family protein yields MAELMRAVGYRRNLPSSDPSSLLDLTLPVPTPGDHDLLVRVEAVSVNPADVKVRAGSAPGDEPRILGYDAAGVVERVGPAVTLFAPGDEVWYAGSLARPGTNSELHLVDERIVGPKPASLDFAEAAALPLTALTAWESLFDRLRLTATSTGTLLVLGAAGGVGAILVQLARHLTDLEVVGTASRPESRRFVLDQGAHRVVNHHEDLAEALPGGVDHVFSPFSAGMVGIFARIVRPFGAVVAIDEPPGLDLLPLKAKSIAWHWELMFTRPLHDPTSLAQHHILRRVAELVDEGVLRTTMTTRIDGIDAANLRRAHAAVESGATIGKIVLAGF; encoded by the coding sequence ATGGCTGAACTGATGCGTGCGGTCGGTTACCGCAGGAACCTGCCCAGCTCCGATCCGTCGTCGCTGCTCGACCTGACGCTTCCCGTCCCGACCCCCGGTGACCACGACCTCCTGGTCCGGGTCGAGGCCGTCTCCGTCAACCCGGCCGACGTCAAGGTCCGCGCCGGCAGCGCCCCGGGCGACGAGCCGAGGATCCTCGGCTACGACGCGGCCGGCGTGGTGGAGCGGGTCGGCCCGGCGGTCACCCTCTTCGCCCCCGGCGACGAGGTCTGGTACGCGGGCTCGCTGGCCCGGCCCGGCACGAACTCCGAGCTGCACCTGGTCGACGAGCGCATCGTCGGGCCGAAGCCGGCCTCGCTCGACTTCGCCGAGGCCGCGGCGCTGCCGCTGACGGCGCTCACCGCGTGGGAGTCCCTCTTCGACCGGCTCCGGCTGACCGCCACCAGCACCGGCACCCTGCTGGTCCTGGGCGCGGCCGGCGGCGTGGGCGCCATCCTCGTGCAGCTCGCCCGGCACCTGACCGACCTCGAGGTCGTCGGGACGGCGTCGCGCCCGGAGTCCCGGCGGTTCGTCCTCGACCAGGGGGCGCACCGGGTCGTCAACCATCACGAGGACCTGGCCGAGGCGCTGCCCGGCGGCGTGGACCACGTCTTCAGCCCGTTCTCCGCCGGGATGGTCGGGATCTTCGCCCGGATCGTGCGCCCGTTCGGGGCCGTGGTCGCCATCGACGAGCCGCCGGGCCTGGACCTGCTGCCCCTCAAGGCCAAGAGCATCGCCTGGCACTGGGAGCTGATGTTCACCCGGCCCCTGCACGACCCGACCAGCCTCGCGCAGCACCACATCCTGCGGCGGGTCGCCGAGCTGGTGGACGAGGGGGTCCTGCGTACCACGATGACCACGCGGATCGACGGCATCGACGCCGCCAACCTGCGCCGGGCGCACGCCGCCGTCGAGAGCGGCGCGACGATCGGCAAGATCGTCCTCGCCGGGTTCTGA
- a CDS encoding winged helix-turn-helix transcriptional regulator, which produces MLTTACGRAHDVYDASCPCRHILDLLANKWSALALGALEDGPRRFGELRARLDGISPKVLTATLRRLEEHGLVDRTVYPAVPLHVEYSLTALGWDACEPLARLRRWVVANIERFPARTGAPDGR; this is translated from the coding sequence GTGCTCACGACCGCCTGCGGCCGGGCCCACGACGTCTACGACGCGTCCTGCCCATGCCGGCACATCCTGGACCTGCTGGCCAACAAGTGGAGCGCGCTGGCGCTCGGGGCGCTGGAGGACGGGCCCCGGCGCTTCGGCGAACTCCGCGCCCGCCTCGACGGGATCAGCCCGAAGGTGCTCACCGCCACCCTGCGCCGGCTGGAGGAACACGGCCTCGTCGACCGCACGGTGTATCCGGCGGTGCCGCTGCACGTCGAATACTCCCTGACCGCCCTCGGGTGGGACGCGTGCGAGCCGCTGGCCCGGCTGCGCCGCTGGGTGGTGGCGAACATCGAGCGGTTCCCGGCGCGGACGGGCGCGCCGGACGGTCGGTAG